One window of Alteromonas sp. LMIT006 genomic DNA carries:
- the lpxK gene encoding tetraacyldisaccharide 4'-kinase: MTRLERAWLNRSPWLLCLWPLSAVFGILSALRRWLYRNGIFKHTTLPIPVIVVGNISVGGNGKTPVVLTLAKFLKAQGKRPGIVSRGYGGKCKTFPHLVTAEDKASYVGDEPKLLSELSQCPVVIDPIRARGGERLLAQCDVLICDDGLQHYALARDIEIVVMDERGLGNGQLLPSGPLREGPWRLNTVDYSILNSADPQRCANRLKCDVRMTLQARPIQPILPNGQVPERFVMAIAGIGHPQRFFTTLEDIGIEFEAQRAFADHYAYTENDLPTDQSIIMTQKDAIKCTDFAGKNWCYLPVEATFDNDFLLRIAHDIERL, from the coding sequence ATGACTCGCTTAGAACGCGCATGGCTCAATCGTTCGCCTTGGCTGTTGTGTTTGTGGCCTTTGAGTGCTGTGTTTGGCATATTAAGTGCTCTGCGCAGGTGGCTGTATCGAAATGGGATCTTCAAACACACTACACTTCCTATTCCTGTTATTGTCGTAGGCAATATCAGTGTGGGGGGAAATGGGAAAACCCCTGTCGTACTTACTTTAGCTAAATTCTTAAAAGCTCAAGGAAAGCGCCCTGGGATTGTGTCGCGAGGCTATGGGGGAAAGTGTAAGACTTTTCCGCATTTAGTAACGGCTGAGGATAAGGCGAGCTATGTTGGCGATGAACCTAAGTTATTAAGCGAATTGAGTCAGTGTCCAGTGGTAATTGATCCGATTCGTGCGCGAGGGGGGGAGCGGTTATTAGCACAATGTGATGTTCTTATCTGTGATGATGGTTTACAGCACTACGCTTTGGCACGAGATATTGAAATTGTCGTAATGGATGAAAGAGGGCTTGGAAATGGTCAGTTATTACCATCTGGGCCTTTACGCGAGGGGCCTTGGCGGTTAAACACGGTTGATTATTCGATTCTCAATAGTGCAGACCCACAAAGGTGTGCAAACCGACTCAAATGTGATGTCCGTATGACATTGCAGGCAAGACCCATACAACCTATTTTGCCCAACGGACAAGTACCGGAACGATTCGTCATGGCAATCGCAGGAATAGGGCATCCTCAGCGCTTTTTTACTACCCTTGAAGATATAGGAATTGAGTTTGAAGCACAACGTGCATTTGCTGATCACTATGCCTATACTGAAAACGACTTACCAACCGATCAAAGTATTATAATGACGCAAAAAGACGCAATTAAGTGTACAGATTTTGCAGGTAAAAATTGGTGCTATTTACCTGTGGAGGCGACGTTCGATAATGATTTTTTGCTGCGTATTGCTCACGACATAGAAAGATTATGA
- the zipA gene encoding cell division protein ZipA, which translates to MDNLRLVLIVLGGIAILGLLLHGLYVMRKNNTPKEQWGDSDEDMSPSSMDFSKPTRVEPQLDAQGFDEFGVGKTRVLSTSVADKEIDSESQNEVDTPTGSEYSEVNQLEPGQKDNINLDNIPDIANLEEVPKASPETPITDEGPKYAPAVSNPKPVEHYQNKAKPAPLPEDPEISVTPPPAEFVQVQPTDNAQASKIEATNVSETASDPIVQSDTEELIPPQSHQDNTIEIPSQPPLENTPIATPSEPATQTKKPKSSLANMLFGSRSKAEKKQRKVDENQFSIDFDSVDPVLNEAKEQARAEQGTATQAPKYDPNIPPEVLCISVRAKDENSITGAKLLPMLLTLGLKFGDSDIFHRHVNNNGKGPVLFSLANMFKPGVFDIHHMETFETKGLTLFMTLPTESDAHQVFNMMHNAARKIADEFGAQVLDESRQELTVSGLPQYVERIRDFEKRRLLG; encoded by the coding sequence ATGGATAACTTACGTTTGGTGTTGATCGTACTTGGTGGGATTGCCATCTTAGGTCTGTTGTTGCATGGGTTATATGTCATGCGCAAAAACAACACACCCAAAGAGCAATGGGGCGACAGCGATGAGGATATGTCACCATCCTCGATGGATTTTTCGAAACCGACCAGGGTAGAACCTCAATTAGATGCTCAAGGGTTTGACGAATTTGGTGTCGGGAAGACTCGTGTCCTCTCCACTTCTGTGGCGGATAAGGAAATTGATTCTGAGTCTCAAAATGAAGTTGATACCCCGACTGGATCTGAGTATTCTGAAGTGAACCAGCTTGAACCAGGGCAAAAAGACAACATTAATTTGGACAATATTCCAGATATTGCAAACCTTGAAGAAGTACCCAAAGCATCACCAGAAACGCCAATTACTGATGAGGGGCCAAAATACGCACCGGCCGTATCTAATCCAAAGCCGGTTGAACACTATCAAAATAAAGCCAAACCCGCTCCCTTACCTGAAGACCCAGAAATATCGGTTACTCCACCACCTGCTGAATTTGTTCAAGTTCAGCCAACAGATAATGCCCAAGCCAGCAAAATTGAGGCGACAAACGTCAGTGAAACTGCAAGTGACCCTATAGTTCAGTCTGATACCGAAGAGCTTATTCCACCACAGAGTCATCAAGACAATACAATTGAAATACCTTCCCAACCACCTTTAGAAAATACACCGATAGCGACTCCTAGCGAGCCTGCAACGCAAACGAAAAAACCGAAATCATCATTGGCTAATATGCTGTTTGGTTCACGTAGTAAAGCAGAGAAAAAACAACGCAAAGTGGATGAGAACCAATTTAGTATTGATTTTGACTCAGTTGATCCGGTACTAAACGAAGCCAAAGAGCAAGCTCGAGCAGAGCAAGGTACGGCCACGCAAGCCCCAAAGTATGACCCCAATATTCCACCAGAAGTACTTTGCATTAGTGTGCGAGCAAAAGACGAAAATAGTATTACCGGAGCAAAATTGTTACCAATGCTGTTGACACTCGGTCTGAAGTTTGGGGACTCGGATATATTTCATAGACATGTTAATAATAACGGCAAAGGCCCGGTGTTGTTCAGTCTCGCGAATATGTTTAAACCTGGCGTTTTTGATATTCATCACATGGAAACATTTGAAACGAAAGGATTAACATTGTTCATGACTTTGCCAACTGAGAGTGATGCTCATCAGGTGTTTAATATGATGCACAATGCGGCGCGCAAAATAGCAGATGAGTTTGGCGCGCAGGTATTGGACGAATCTCGTCAAGAATTAACGGTTTCTGGTTTGCCTCAGTATGTTGAGCGTATTCGTGATTTTGAAAAACGTCGCTTATTAGGATAA
- a CDS encoding Trm112 family protein — MKKFERNLLNVLACPMCKGKLVLHLSQVGEQSEKQELVCRFDKVAFPIYDGIPKLLTSEARSLTLKELEKVPKL; from the coding sequence ATGAAAAAGTTTGAACGCAATTTACTAAATGTACTTGCCTGTCCCATGTGTAAAGGCAAACTCGTGTTGCACTTGTCCCAAGTTGGTGAACAGTCTGAAAAACAAGAGCTTGTGTGTCGTTTTGATAAAGTAGCATTCCCGATATATGACGGTATACCTAAGTTATTGACTAGTGAAGCGCGTTCACTCACTTTAAAAGAATTGGAAAAGGTACCCAAACTATGA
- a CDS encoding ComEC/Rec2 family competence protein: MRPQFNLNAVHTWHGIPNANQLREFGFGTICVALSFPLWPSLPALFEVFIICALLGLCYLQQLRVFYLGLIFGLIFFTYNSTAWQNHSAFLKQTPQWQILGLIEDIKITSQRTIVQVSVMAPKALSEQKFQLIDRDPFKEYQHGQHWLLSVTIAPVPEHWHATKPYQKSLFGQNISATGWVHNSLLQDHAPSIRGQLLSEARRLGVSKDSWLPALLLGIKPVESEFSSALKNAGIIHLFVISGLHFAVVAGGFYWFFKRIDVMTYTRLSHRQSRLLICLALILAGYFYVDVVGAQGPAQRAFVAMCIGLLLRWLYVRVRFSDLLLGVFFYLVLTDPFCVVLASIYLTFGALLCIGFCAHWLPLNMDTRWQKIKGFVAFQMVFTVLFTPVQYHILGYIHPLSWLWNLLFIPIITLFFVPVGGVLLVIMYVNKLSNGMFEPIVQGGVLILDFSLEWLLSVLVNHLTEPVYGSISLLGVLGCWLVIISGASLPIIWWGRCGVVVVGLGLLILGLTL, translated from the coding sequence ATGCGACCTCAATTCAATCTTAATGCAGTGCATACTTGGCATGGTATTCCAAACGCCAACCAACTCAGAGAGTTTGGGTTTGGAACAATTTGCGTGGCACTATCATTCCCGCTTTGGCCATCATTGCCAGCGCTTTTTGAGGTTTTCATTATATGTGCCTTATTGGGATTATGCTACCTTCAACAACTAAGAGTTTTCTATCTTGGCTTAATCTTTGGTCTTATATTTTTTACATATAACAGCACAGCTTGGCAAAACCACTCAGCATTTCTTAAGCAAACACCGCAATGGCAGATCCTTGGGCTCATAGAAGACATCAAAATTACGTCTCAACGAACGATAGTGCAGGTTTCCGTGATGGCGCCAAAAGCGTTGTCAGAACAAAAGTTTCAGTTGATAGACCGCGACCCGTTCAAAGAATACCAACATGGGCAACATTGGTTACTCTCTGTGACCATTGCGCCAGTGCCTGAGCATTGGCATGCCACAAAGCCTTATCAGAAAAGCCTGTTTGGACAAAATATCAGTGCGACTGGCTGGGTGCATAACTCTTTATTACAAGATCATGCGCCATCGATTCGAGGGCAATTATTGAGTGAGGCACGACGGCTTGGTGTGTCAAAAGATAGTTGGTTACCAGCTTTATTGCTTGGCATAAAGCCAGTTGAGAGTGAATTTTCTAGTGCATTAAAAAACGCAGGTATTATTCATTTGTTTGTAATTTCAGGACTCCATTTTGCCGTTGTGGCAGGCGGATTTTACTGGTTTTTTAAGCGCATAGATGTGATGACTTACACGAGGCTGTCGCATCGACAAAGTCGATTATTAATTTGTCTGGCACTTATTTTAGCCGGATACTTTTATGTGGATGTAGTGGGTGCTCAAGGACCTGCCCAAAGAGCCTTTGTGGCAATGTGTATCGGGTTGTTATTACGCTGGTTATACGTTCGTGTGAGATTCAGTGATTTATTGTTGGGGGTATTTTTTTATTTGGTGCTGACCGATCCATTTTGCGTGGTGCTAGCCAGTATTTATCTGACTTTTGGTGCGCTTTTGTGTATAGGTTTTTGCGCGCATTGGTTACCACTTAATATGGACACTCGGTGGCAAAAAATTAAGGGCTTTGTTGCTTTTCAAATGGTGTTTACGGTGTTGTTTACACCAGTACAATATCATATTTTGGGCTATATTCACCCGTTGTCTTGGTTATGGAATCTCCTATTTATTCCTATTATTACTCTGTTCTTTGTACCAGTGGGGGGTGTTTTATTGGTGATCATGTATGTCAACAAGTTGAGTAATGGAATGTTCGAGCCCATTGTGCAAGGGGGAGTGTTAATATTAGATTTTTCACTAGAATGGCTATTAAGCGTGTTAGTGAATCATCTTACAGAGCCTGTTTACGGTTCTATATCACTATTGGGTGTACTAGGTTGTTGGTTAGTCATTATTTCTGGCGCAAGCCTGCCTATTATCTGGTGGGGACGATGTGGGGTAGTGGTTGTGGGGCTGGGGCTTTTGATTTTGGGATTAACGCTTTAG
- a CDS encoding DUF2062 domain-containing protein, with protein sequence MPKKFIRKYLPDHNSIKEQKSLKLFGSLLHDPNLWHLNRHSACGAFGIGLFYAFWPVPFQMWLSALTAIPMRVNLPLSIATVWITNPFTMPPIFYGAYKVGAFAAGIPERDFNFELSWQWLMDSVNTIGPVFLLGCLICSVVAGLLGYFGLQLVWRLQVVRAWEKRKLRFSMLGKKR encoded by the coding sequence ATGCCTAAGAAGTTTATTCGTAAATACTTACCGGATCACAACAGTATCAAAGAGCAAAAATCTCTGAAACTGTTCGGAAGTTTGTTACATGACCCAAATCTTTGGCACCTCAATCGTCACAGTGCCTGCGGCGCATTTGGGATCGGCTTATTTTACGCCTTTTGGCCAGTGCCCTTTCAGATGTGGTTGTCTGCTTTGACCGCAATTCCGATGCGCGTGAACCTTCCTTTATCGATCGCAACCGTTTGGATTACTAATCCATTTACTATGCCGCCAATCTTTTATGGTGCTTACAAGGTCGGCGCATTTGCGGCAGGGATACCTGAGCGTGACTTTAATTTTGAGTTGTCATGGCAGTGGTTGATGGACAGTGTCAATACAATAGGCCCTGTGTTTTTGCTGGGCTGTTTGATTTGTTCAGTGGTGGCTGGATTACTGGGTTATTTTGGGCTACAACTCGTCTGGCGATTGCAAGTGGTTAGAGCATGGGAAAAACGCAAACTACGCTTTTCCATGCTCGGAAAAAAACGCTAG
- the msbA gene encoding lipid A export permease/ATP-binding protein MsbA: MNANKSEQTAESLDAPVVKRFFSYLTGYKKYFVIAILGMIGYSSIDAFVIAQLQPIIDESLGKGEYDFLRMAAYLIVPIFILRGVCNFLGTYTLNWISGQVIMNMRQELFQHYMALPVSFHDQNATGTLISKLTFDTEQVARAAGNALLVLVREGALIIGLLVVMFYYSWQLSAIFLLIGPLVALIVSVVSKRFRKVSRNIQHAMGNLTTAVEQVVKGHKVVLMFGGQEKEAQRFQRKNNQNRQQTLKLFATKVISVSTIQIIASVALAVVLFIASTPGLVDLSAGVFTNVVVCMTMLLKPLKQITTVNNEFQRGMAACTSIFAVLDELAEIDQGKVNLNKAQGDVVFNDVTFTYPGKEQPALSEINLTVKAGETIALVGRSGSGKSTLSNLLTRFYRPQRGTIALDGIDLNDIELRSLRRQCALVSQHVTLFNDTIANNIAYGADGQVSQSRLEEVSKLAHVHDFVTQLEDGYETIVGENGLMLSGGQRQRIAIARAILLDAPILILDEATSALDTESERLIQNALEQLQKHTTCFVVAHRLSTIEKADQIVVIEQGRIVEIGTHEALLDKQGHYFNLHQMQFGAESS; this comes from the coding sequence ATGAACGCCAATAAATCTGAACAAACGGCAGAGTCATTAGATGCTCCTGTTGTGAAACGCTTTTTTTCTTACCTTACTGGGTATAAAAAATACTTTGTCATTGCCATTTTGGGTATGATTGGCTACTCGTCTATTGACGCTTTCGTTATCGCTCAGTTACAACCCATTATCGATGAAAGTCTCGGCAAAGGGGAATATGATTTTTTGCGCATGGCCGCGTATTTGATTGTACCCATTTTTATTTTGCGAGGTGTTTGCAATTTTTTGGGTACTTACACGCTTAATTGGATCAGTGGCCAAGTGATAATGAACATGCGCCAAGAGCTGTTTCAGCACTACATGGCATTGCCAGTCAGTTTTCATGACCAAAATGCAACCGGTACTTTAATTTCTAAATTGACCTTTGACACAGAGCAAGTGGCACGCGCAGCAGGAAATGCGCTTTTGGTGTTGGTTCGAGAGGGTGCCTTGATCATCGGTTTACTTGTGGTGATGTTTTATTACTCCTGGCAATTGTCTGCGATATTCTTATTAATTGGGCCTCTTGTTGCTCTAATCGTCTCTGTGGTAAGTAAGCGTTTTCGTAAGGTCTCACGCAATATTCAACATGCCATGGGTAATTTAACTACAGCGGTTGAACAAGTGGTCAAAGGTCACAAGGTCGTCTTGATGTTTGGTGGTCAAGAAAAAGAGGCCCAGCGCTTTCAGCGCAAAAACAACCAAAACCGGCAACAAACACTTAAGCTTTTTGCAACCAAAGTGATCAGTGTTTCTACCATTCAAATTATTGCCTCGGTTGCTTTAGCGGTTGTACTTTTTATCGCTAGCACTCCAGGACTCGTTGATTTATCGGCTGGGGTGTTCACCAATGTGGTCGTATGTATGACCATGCTATTAAAGCCGTTGAAGCAAATTACTACGGTAAATAATGAGTTTCAGCGAGGGATGGCTGCGTGTACCAGTATTTTTGCAGTGTTAGACGAATTGGCTGAAATTGACCAAGGTAAGGTGAACTTGAACAAAGCGCAAGGGGATGTTGTCTTTAATGATGTGACCTTTACTTATCCTGGTAAAGAACAACCCGCATTGTCAGAAATTAATTTGACCGTTAAGGCAGGCGAAACCATTGCTCTAGTCGGTCGTTCAGGCAGTGGTAAATCAACTTTATCCAATCTTCTAACACGCTTTTATCGTCCGCAACGAGGGACTATTGCGCTTGATGGGATTGACTTGAATGACATTGAGTTGCGCAGTTTGCGACGTCAGTGTGCGTTAGTCTCTCAACACGTCACTTTATTCAACGACACGATAGCGAACAATATCGCCTATGGAGCCGACGGTCAGGTTTCGCAATCGCGGCTTGAGGAAGTGTCCAAGTTAGCTCACGTACATGATTTTGTGACCCAATTAGAAGATGGTTACGAAACGATAGTGGGAGAAAATGGGTTAATGCTTTCTGGGGGACAGCGACAGCGAATTGCCATTGCTCGTGCCATTTTGTTGGATGCGCCAATCTTGATTCTGGATGAGGCTACGTCAGCCTTAGATACCGAGTCTGAACGCTTGATTCAAAACGCATTAGAGCAACTGCAAAAACATACCACTTGCTTTGTCGTGGCTCATCGGTTATCAACCATTGAAAAAGCCGATCAAATTGTTGTTATTGAACAAGGTCGTATTGTCGAAATTGGTACACATGAAGCCTTACTTGATAAACAAGGCCATTACTTTAACCTCCATCAGATGCAGTTTGGTGCTGAATCGTCATGA
- the ligA gene encoding NAD-dependent DNA ligase LigA, whose amino-acid sequence MADLLTLARIDELTSLLNQYNQEYYELDAPSVPDAQYDRLMRELQQLEAAHPDLIAPDSPTQRVGGKALAAFSQVTHEQPMLSLDNVFNAEELAAFATRVNERLGTAEVIRYACEPKLDGLAVSIVYENGILVRAATRGDGRVGENITANVKTIKNIPLRLLGDDWPKWLEVRGEVFMPKQGFIALNERQKEKGLKTFANPRNAAAGSLRQLDPKITAKRPLAFYAYSTGLVQNQRGTFPAFHSERLYQLGRWGLPLCPELSTADSVEACQNYFTKIGQQRNDLPYDIDGVVFKVDDLTLQERLGFVAKAPRWAIAAKFPAQEELTRLLSVDFQVGRTGSITPVARLEPVFVGGVTVSNATLHNQDEIDRLGLMIGDTVVVRRAGDVIPQIVSVIHAERPDTAAHIVFPTTCPDCESPVERVVDEAVARCTGGLVCGAQQKQAIIHFASRKAFNIDGLGDKVVEQLVDAKLISNTADLFGLTIPQLVSLERFASKSAVKLINAIEKAKATTFAKFIYALGIREVGEATAHNLALHFRNLESLQSASTEALQEVDDVGVVVAQHVQAFFANEANLNVVERLVQAGVHWPAVDVIDTDALPLTGQTCVITGTLSSMGRADAKVILQSLGAKVAGSVSAKTHFLVAGEKAGSKLTKANELGVTVWDEDAMLAFFSEHGKA is encoded by the coding sequence GTGGCAGATTTATTGACCCTTGCTCGAATTGATGAGTTGACCTCACTTCTTAATCAATACAATCAAGAATACTATGAATTAGACGCACCGTCCGTGCCAGATGCTCAATACGATAGGTTAATGCGTGAATTACAACAACTTGAGGCAGCGCACCCCGATCTGATTGCACCGGATAGCCCCACTCAACGAGTCGGGGGAAAGGCGTTAGCTGCTTTTAGTCAAGTGACTCATGAACAACCTATGTTATCGCTTGATAATGTATTCAATGCAGAGGAACTAGCTGCTTTTGCTACACGAGTAAACGAGCGATTAGGTACTGCAGAAGTTATCCGATATGCGTGTGAACCGAAGTTGGATGGTCTTGCTGTATCCATTGTGTATGAAAATGGAATCTTGGTGCGAGCAGCAACCCGTGGCGATGGCCGTGTCGGGGAAAATATCACGGCAAATGTCAAAACGATCAAAAATATTCCTTTGCGTTTATTAGGCGATGACTGGCCAAAATGGCTTGAAGTTCGGGGTGAAGTTTTCATGCCCAAACAGGGGTTTATTGCACTCAATGAAAGACAAAAAGAAAAAGGGCTTAAGACGTTTGCTAATCCTAGAAATGCCGCAGCGGGTAGTTTGCGTCAGCTCGATCCCAAAATTACCGCTAAACGCCCACTCGCATTCTATGCCTATTCAACCGGTCTTGTGCAAAACCAGCGAGGCACATTCCCCGCTTTTCATTCTGAGCGGCTGTATCAACTTGGGCGATGGGGTTTACCTTTGTGTCCTGAATTAAGCACAGCGGATTCTGTAGAAGCTTGCCAAAATTATTTTACTAAGATAGGCCAACAACGCAATGACTTACCGTATGACATTGATGGTGTGGTTTTCAAAGTCGATGACTTAACGCTACAAGAACGCTTAGGTTTTGTCGCGAAAGCCCCTCGCTGGGCGATTGCTGCAAAATTTCCAGCACAAGAAGAATTAACCAGATTATTGTCCGTTGATTTTCAAGTGGGCCGCACTGGTTCGATTACCCCCGTAGCAAGACTTGAACCTGTTTTCGTGGGTGGAGTTACTGTCAGTAATGCGACCTTGCATAATCAGGATGAAATCGACCGCCTTGGACTAATGATCGGAGATACCGTGGTTGTTCGCAGAGCTGGTGACGTCATTCCACAGATAGTAAGCGTGATTCATGCAGAGCGTCCGGACACGGCTGCACACATTGTGTTTCCAACCACATGTCCAGATTGCGAGAGTCCGGTAGAAAGAGTGGTTGACGAGGCCGTTGCGCGTTGTACTGGTGGTCTAGTGTGCGGGGCTCAACAGAAACAAGCTATAATTCATTTTGCCTCTCGCAAAGCGTTTAATATTGATGGGTTAGGCGATAAAGTCGTCGAACAACTGGTGGATGCTAAGCTGATTAGTAATACTGCGGATTTGTTTGGTTTGACCATCCCACAGCTAGTTTCACTTGAGCGCTTTGCCAGTAAATCAGCAGTCAAATTAATCAATGCAATTGAAAAAGCCAAAGCAACCACTTTTGCTAAGTTTATCTATGCTTTGGGTATTCGAGAAGTGGGTGAGGCAACTGCGCACAATTTGGCATTGCATTTTAGAAATTTAGAAAGTTTACAATCCGCTTCTACTGAAGCTTTGCAAGAAGTCGATGATGTAGGAGTTGTCGTGGCACAACATGTTCAGGCTTTTTTTGCCAATGAAGCTAATTTAAATGTGGTTGAACGTTTGGTCCAAGCCGGGGTTCACTGGCCAGCTGTCGACGTTATCGATACTGACGCTTTACCGTTGACCGGTCAAACTTGTGTGATAACGGGAACCTTATCAAGCATGGGCAGAGCCGATGCGAAAGTGATTTTGCAAAGTTTAGGTGCGAAGGTCGCAGGTAGCGTATCAGCGAAAACACATTTCTTAGTGGCGGGTGAAAAAGCCGGCTCTAAGCTCACAAAGGCCAATGAACTTGGCGTGACAGTATGGGATGAAGACGCGATGCTAGCGTTTTTTTCCGAGCATGGAAAAGCGTAG